In [Leptolyngbya] sp. PCC 7376, a genomic segment contains:
- a CDS encoding glycosyltransferase family 2 protein produces the protein MLSTAPVNTPVSSVTTSTISVVVPIYNEVESLPHLVKAIADVMQANNYTYEIVCVDDGSRDGSAALLKKLAEERDDLRAILLRRNYGQTPAMAAGFENAAGEIVISLDADLQNDPADIPNLLEKMDEGYDLVSGWRKDRQDNKWTRLVPSKIANLLIGRVTKVTLHDYGCSLKAYRSELLADINLYGELHRFIPALASIEGARIAEIPVRHHARQFGSSKYGLDRTFRVLLDLLTVWFIRKFLTRPMHAFGYLGLLMMSLGFILGLYLSTVKILMGQAIGDRPLLILVAILFLAGLQLFGFGLLGELLMRTYHESQGRPIYRIRSIFGSSKDFKK, from the coding sequence ATGCTCAGCACTGCCCCTGTGAATACTCCCGTGTCTTCTGTGACCACTAGCACAATTTCTGTTGTGGTGCCAATTTACAACGAAGTGGAAAGCCTTCCGCACCTCGTTAAGGCGATCGCCGATGTGATGCAGGCAAACAACTATACCTACGAAATTGTTTGTGTTGACGATGGCTCTCGTGATGGATCAGCCGCCTTACTCAAAAAATTAGCAGAAGAGCGGGATGACTTACGGGCAATTTTACTGCGACGAAATTACGGCCAAACCCCAGCAATGGCAGCAGGCTTTGAAAATGCAGCAGGGGAGATTGTGATTTCTCTCGATGCCGATTTACAAAATGATCCAGCGGACATTCCCAATCTGTTGGAAAAAATGGATGAAGGCTACGATCTCGTCAGCGGCTGGCGGAAGGATCGTCAGGATAATAAATGGACGCGGCTTGTGCCCTCAAAAATTGCCAATTTATTGATTGGTCGAGTGACAAAAGTGACGCTACATGACTATGGTTGCTCGCTCAAGGCATACCGTTCTGAATTGCTGGCCGACATTAATCTCTATGGCGAACTACACCGTTTTATTCCTGCATTGGCATCTATTGAGGGAGCCAGAATCGCGGAAATTCCGGTACGCCACCACGCCCGGCAATTTGGTAGCAGTAAGTATGGGTTAGATCGAACATTCCGTGTCCTTTTAGATTTGCTCACAGTTTGGTTTATCCGTAAGTTTTTAACTCGCCCAATGCATGCTTTTGGCTATCTGGGTCTACTGATGATGTCTCTTGGTTTTATACTCGGGCTTTATCTGTCGACCGTGAAAATTTTGATGGGCCAAGCGATCGGCGATCGCCCTTTACTCATCCTCGTTGCAATTTTATTTCTAGCAGGCTTACAACTTTTTGGATTTGGTCTTTTGGGTGAACTCTTAATGCGAACTTATCATGAGTCTCAAGGTCGACCAATCTACCGTATTCGTTCCATTTTTGGTAGTTCCAAAGATTTTAAAAAATAG
- a CDS encoding fatty acid desaturase, which translates to MTSAPVRPSATTLLEKHPNLRMRDILNTIPKSVYEINPLKAWSRVLLSVVAVVASYALLAIAPWYLLLPAWFLTGTALTGFFVIGHDCGHRSFSRKNWVNNLVGHLAFLPLIYPFHPWRLLHNHHHTHTNNMDEDNAWAPFTPQDYDDAPVWLKFIYKHMRGRFWWLASIAHQMKLHFEMDRFDGKKGEQFRFSAWFVIVSAAIIFPAMFYYLGAWGVVKFWLMPWIGYHFWMSTFTLVHHTVPEIPFKYSDEWNEAMAQLAGTVHCDYPTWVEVLCHDINVHVPHHLSTGIPSYNLRAAYASIKENWGEYVYETKFDWELMKTITDECHIYHPETNYIPLKQHLQNQA; encoded by the coding sequence ATGACATCAGCTCCTGTGCGCCCTAGCGCCACAACTCTTTTGGAAAAACATCCGAATTTGCGGATGCGGGATATCCTAAATACCATCCCAAAGTCTGTTTACGAGATTAATCCGTTAAAGGCTTGGTCTAGAGTCCTATTGAGTGTGGTGGCTGTGGTTGCCAGCTATGCTCTCTTGGCGATCGCCCCTTGGTATCTTTTGTTACCTGCTTGGTTCCTGACGGGCACTGCTCTAACAGGCTTTTTCGTAATCGGGCACGACTGTGGTCACCGCTCCTTCTCCCGGAAAAATTGGGTGAATAACCTCGTTGGTCACCTCGCCTTTTTGCCCCTCATCTATCCCTTCCACCCTTGGCGATTACTTCATAACCACCACCACACCCATACGAATAATATGGATGAGGATAACGCTTGGGCTCCCTTCACTCCCCAAGACTACGATGACGCGCCTGTATGGCTGAAATTCATCTACAAGCACATGCGTGGTCGTTTCTGGTGGTTAGCTTCCATTGCTCACCAAATGAAGTTGCACTTCGAAATGGATCGTTTCGATGGCAAAAAAGGTGAACAGTTCCGTTTTTCCGCTTGGTTTGTGATTGTCTCTGCGGCAATTATCTTCCCCGCGATGTTCTACTACCTCGGTGCTTGGGGTGTCGTCAAATTCTGGTTAATGCCTTGGATTGGTTACCACTTCTGGATGAGTACTTTCACACTTGTTCACCACACTGTCCCTGAAATTCCTTTCAAATATAGTGACGAGTGGAACGAAGCAATGGCGCAACTCGCTGGTACAGTTCACTGTGACTATCCCACGTGGGTTGAAGTGCTGTGTCATGACATTAATGTCCATGTGCCTCACCACCTCTCAACTGGTATTCCTTCCTACAATCTCCGCGCTGCCTATGCAAGCATTAAAGAAAATTGGGGAGAATATGTTTACGAAACCAAGTTTGATTGGGAATTGATGAAAACTATCACTGATGAATGCCACATCTATCATCCTGAGACAAACTATATTCCTCTTAAGCAGCATCTCCAAAATCAAGCTTAG
- a CDS encoding GNAT family N-acetyltransferase, translating to MDQRWQGFWIRDWQPGDRLPAAAVVQAVLEEYDVGWEPERADKEVFEIETHYWQNDGEFWVIEQDGKIVGTAGYHPISRGEKAVEIRKVYLLPSVRSQGLGKYLMTSLEGAIAAKDYQQIWVETITRFQAARHIYESTGYEAATDIETKRCDLVFVKHINNSSEP from the coding sequence ATGGATCAGAGGTGGCAAGGGTTTTGGATTCGGGATTGGCAACCAGGCGATCGCCTCCCAGCTGCCGCAGTTGTTCAAGCGGTTCTGGAAGAATACGATGTCGGCTGGGAACCAGAGCGAGCAGACAAAGAAGTCTTCGAGATTGAAACCCACTACTGGCAAAATGATGGAGAATTCTGGGTCATCGAGCAGGATGGCAAGATTGTTGGCACGGCTGGCTATCATCCAATTAGTCGCGGAGAAAAAGCCGTTGAAATTCGAAAGGTGTATCTACTGCCATCAGTGCGCAGCCAAGGTTTAGGGAAATATTTGATGACCTCACTCGAAGGGGCGATCGCCGCCAAAGATTATCAGCAAATCTGGGTGGAAACAATTACCCGTTTTCAAGCAGCCAGGCATATTTATGAATCCACAGGATACGAAGCTGCAACAGACATCGAAACTAAACGCTGCGATCTTGTTTTCGTTAAACACATCAACAACTCATCCGAACCATAA
- a CDS encoding TMEM165/GDT1 family protein codes for MATSPTPRTEKRWSVWTVFSSTFLTIFIAEMGDKTQLATLLIAAQSTAPWIVFLGAALALIGTSLLGVLIGYWLAKKLAPDVLDTLVGILMLVIAGLLIVDMVA; via the coding sequence ATGGCTACGAGTCCTACACCTCGCACAGAAAAAAGATGGTCAGTTTGGACAGTATTTAGCTCGACTTTTCTGACAATTTTTATTGCTGAGATGGGTGACAAAACCCAATTGGCTACGTTATTAATTGCAGCCCAGTCGACGGCTCCTTGGATTGTTTTTTTGGGAGCAGCTTTGGCCTTGATTGGCACTAGTTTGCTTGGAGTACTCATTGGCTATTGGCTCGCAAAAAAGCTAGCTCCAGATGTTTTAGATACGCTAGTTGGCATTTTGATGCTGGTGATTGCAGGTTTGTTGATTGTCGATATGGTGGCATAG
- a CDS encoding 4-hydroxyphenylpyruvate dioxygenase family protein has translation MVVNISQDLAIAYVHFYVDNLPYWQQQFQQIFDLESVETRVHFPHLSDCDVLLRSSALQFVLSAPHSSNNSVKYYLNQHPCGVADVAFFVSPALLLNLNLNLSMPTTIENPVGFKHTLIPEKNIAKSNSNIDHVVLNVAQGDLEKTLSWYIEKLGFQQKQSFQIQTEYSGLTSRVLKHPSGIQIPINQPGDNRSQIQEFIDYNRGAGVQHIAIRQQDLPGKIHELRRQGLDFLTVPQTYYCNLAQRYPFLSKLSQWSSIKQAEILVDVVRSPEMMLMQIFTQPIFKEPTFFWEFIERKEGATGFGEGNFQALFEAIETAQKQRAIFS, from the coding sequence ATGGTTGTGAATATTTCTCAGGATTTGGCGATCGCCTATGTGCATTTTTATGTCGACAATCTTCCCTATTGGCAACAGCAGTTTCAGCAAATCTTTGACCTTGAAAGTGTGGAAACTCGGGTTCATTTTCCTCATCTTTCTGATTGTGATGTACTGCTTAGATCGTCAGCTCTTCAATTTGTTTTATCTGCACCTCATAGCTCCAATAATTCCGTTAAATATTATCTCAACCAACATCCTTGTGGTGTCGCAGATGTGGCGTTTTTTGTCAGCCCGGCGCTACTTCTTAATCTAAATTTAAATCTTTCAATGCCAACAACAATCGAAAATCCTGTTGGATTTAAACACACTTTAATCCCTGAAAAAAATATAGCTAAAAGTAATAGTAATATTGATCATGTTGTGTTGAATGTTGCCCAAGGTGATTTAGAGAAAACCCTGAGTTGGTATATCGAAAAACTGGGGTTTCAGCAGAAGCAATCTTTTCAAATTCAAACAGAATATTCTGGCCTGACTTCGCGGGTTTTAAAACATCCCAGTGGTATTCAAATCCCTATTAATCAACCGGGTGATAATCGTTCACAGATTCAGGAATTTATTGACTATAACCGTGGTGCAGGTGTCCAACATATTGCAATTCGACAACAAGATTTACCCGGAAAAATTCATGAACTACGGCGGCAAGGACTTGATTTTTTAACTGTTCCCCAAACCTATTATTGCAACTTGGCACAGCGATATCCATTTCTCTCAAAACTATCGCAGTGGTCGAGCATTAAACAAGCTGAAATTCTTGTTGATGTGGTGCGATCGCCAGAAATGATGTTAATGCAAATTTTCACCCAGCCAATATTTAAAGAACCAACATTTTTCTGGGAATTTATTGAGCGTAAAGAAGGGGCAACAGGCTTTGGAGAAGGAAATTTCCAAGCGCTATTTGAAGCGATTGAAACAGCTCAAAAGCAACGTGCTATTTTCTCATAA
- a CDS encoding NlpC/P60 family protein produces MPMSLPPSPSGEYFCLENLDLYDDPECTSLGSQAAQGRRIQMLNKENDHAVRVMTVEDGYCTWLKKDRLSALEIAEDHYEFVPYSRNEIEEKLEAVIIFAQAAKRVNNTYLWGGTTAPNYDCSGFVQSAFASEGIWLPRNSYQQGDFTESISLEDLLPGDLIFFAKEQRIDHVALYLGEGYYIHSSGRDMGRNGIEIDRLWEPWDTISRAYHQTLLGFGRVNESYAPPSLICQLI; encoded by the coding sequence ATGCCCATGTCTTTGCCCCCTTCCCCTAGCGGCGAATATTTTTGTTTAGAAAATCTCGATTTGTACGACGATCCAGAGTGCACCTCCCTCGGTAGCCAAGCCGCTCAAGGTCGCCGTATCCAGATGCTAAATAAAGAAAATGACCATGCCGTTAGAGTAATGACTGTCGAAGATGGTTATTGTACTTGGCTCAAAAAAGACCGATTGTCTGCCCTCGAAATCGCCGAAGATCATTACGAGTTTGTCCCTTATAGCCGTAACGAAATCGAGGAAAAATTAGAAGCCGTTATCATTTTTGCCCAGGCTGCAAAACGAGTGAACAACACCTACCTCTGGGGTGGCACCACAGCACCAAACTATGATTGCTCTGGCTTTGTGCAGTCTGCGTTTGCATCCGAGGGCATTTGGCTACCGCGAAACTCCTACCAACAAGGGGATTTCACCGAGAGTATTAGCCTAGAAGACTTGTTACCAGGCGATTTAATCTTTTTCGCCAAGGAACAACGCATCGATCATGTCGCTCTGTACCTCGGAGAGGGTTATTATATCCACAGCTCTGGGCGAGATATGGGTCGCAATGGTATTGAGATCGATCGCCTCTGGGAGCCTTGGGATACGATTAGCCGCGCCTACCACCAAACTCTTTTGGGATTTGGTCGGGTGAATGAGAGCTACGCCCCACCATCGTTAATTTGTCAGCTTATTTGA
- a CDS encoding pitrilysin family protein has product MLKGFFRKKLLVGCCLAILGCSSFSPLALAETPAASPSIQPYLDQVIERITEFKLDNGLQFIVLEDSNAPVVSFVTYADVGGVDEPDGKTGVAHFLEHLAFKGSTNLGTTDYEAEKVLLDELDVIFADLQSAKTAKNDRAIAELQEKFTAVQAEANQYVVQNAFGQVVESAGGVGLNAATSADYTQYFYSFPSNKLELWMSLESDRFLDPVFREFYKEKDVILEERRMRTDNSPIGQMVEAFLDTAFTTHPYKRPVIGYNEDIRNLTRQDVKEFFEEHYAPDNLTIAIVGDVDPAQVQMMAKAYFGRFPTDQKSVYTPLPAEPPQTETREVTLELPTQPWYLEGYHAPSVTDPDFVVYDIIASILSDGRTSRLYKSLVEEEQVALNAEGFGGFPGSKYPNLMLFYALTAPGKSVDDVAVILGKELDKLKTELVDEKELERVKTQARAGLLRSLDSNLGMARLLVSYEVTTGDWRNLFKQLDQIAAVTAEDIQRIAQETFTPENRTIGKLLPVAEE; this is encoded by the coding sequence ATGTTGAAAGGGTTTTTTCGTAAAAAATTGCTGGTTGGTTGTTGTCTCGCAATTTTAGGCTGTAGCAGTTTTTCTCCCCTCGCCCTCGCGGAAACACCCGCAGCTTCTCCCTCAATTCAGCCTTATCTCGACCAAGTGATCGAACGCATCACAGAATTTAAGCTCGATAATGGTTTGCAATTTATTGTCCTAGAAGACAGCAATGCTCCCGTGGTTTCGTTTGTCACCTATGCCGATGTGGGCGGTGTCGATGAGCCAGATGGGAAAACAGGGGTTGCCCATTTCCTAGAACACCTTGCATTTAAAGGCAGTACGAATCTCGGCACGACAGACTACGAAGCAGAGAAGGTTTTACTCGACGAACTCGATGTGATTTTTGCGGATCTCCAAAGTGCCAAAACCGCTAAAAACGACCGGGCGATCGCCGAATTACAAGAAAAATTTACAGCAGTCCAAGCCGAAGCTAATCAGTACGTTGTCCAAAATGCCTTCGGTCAAGTGGTCGAATCCGCTGGAGGAGTTGGTTTAAATGCCGCCACTTCCGCAGACTATACCCAATACTTTTACAGCTTTCCCAGCAACAAACTCGAACTGTGGATGTCTTTGGAATCCGACCGTTTCCTCGATCCAGTGTTCCGCGAATTTTATAAAGAAAAAGACGTCATTCTCGAAGAGCGTCGGATGCGAACCGACAACTCTCCCATCGGTCAAATGGTGGAAGCATTCCTTGACACAGCCTTTACAACCCACCCCTACAAACGCCCTGTTATTGGCTACAACGAAGATATCCGCAACCTCACTCGCCAAGACGTGAAAGAATTTTTCGAAGAACATTACGCCCCCGATAATCTCACCATTGCCATTGTGGGAGATGTCGATCCAGCGCAAGTTCAGATGATGGCAAAAGCCTATTTTGGTAGATTTCCGACGGATCAAAAGTCAGTTTATACACCACTTCCAGCAGAACCACCCCAAACAGAAACTCGCGAAGTCACCCTAGAACTGCCGACCCAACCTTGGTATTTAGAGGGTTATCATGCCCCATCCGTAACAGACCCTGACTTTGTGGTGTATGACATTATCGCGTCAATTTTGAGTGATGGTCGTACCTCTCGCCTCTACAAATCTCTAGTAGAAGAAGAGCAAGTTGCTTTAAATGCCGAAGGCTTCGGTGGTTTTCCGGGAAGTAAATATCCAAATCTTATGCTCTTCTATGCCCTCACTGCACCAGGAAAATCCGTGGATGATGTGGCTGTAATATTGGGCAAGGAACTAGACAAACTAAAAACTGAACTCGTTGACGAGAAAGAACTAGAGCGGGTCAAAACTCAAGCACGAGCAGGTTTGCTGCGATCACTAGATTCAAATTTAGGGATGGCGAGATTATTAGTGAGCTATGAAGTAACTACTGGTGATTGGCGCAATCTCTTTAAACAGTTAGATCAGATTGCAGCAGTAACAGCAGAAGATATTCAGCGTATCGCTCAGGAAACGTTTACGCCAGAAAATCGAACAATTGGAAAATTACTTCCCGTCGCAGAAGAGTAG
- a CDS encoding TMEM165/GDT1 family protein yields MDWQLLGLTFITVFLAEIGDKSQLAAIALGGSSKSPIAVFFGSTLALITTSLLGVIAGGTVAQFIPTQALKGFAAIGFAILAVRLLWYSSQSEDD; encoded by the coding sequence ATGGATTGGCAATTACTTGGTTTAACGTTTATCACTGTTTTTCTCGCAGAGATTGGTGATAAGAGTCAGTTGGCGGCGATCGCCCTTGGTGGCAGCTCAAAATCTCCGATCGCTGTATTCTTCGGCTCAACCCTTGCATTGATTACGACAAGCTTGTTGGGGGTGATTGCTGGGGGGACAGTGGCGCAATTCATTCCAACTCAGGCTTTAAAAGGCTTTGCTGCCATTGGTTTTGCAATTTTGGCAGTACGTTTGCTGTGGTATTCCTCCCAAAGTGAAGACGATTAA
- a CDS encoding ABC transporter permease, whose protein sequence is MSSPKPSKPKSELANIWSDTLAVFWGDWLKLRVRLKQVAATGLISPLIYILAFGLGLGGAIDRAITPPAGDTYLEFILPGMVALSSMTISFGGTTFSICGDRLYNKTFEELLLLPVHPLALHLGKMMAGILRGLLTASSVIVVAILFTGKVFSFLNPLFFLLLILNCSVFAGLGVIVGLRVKSLESVGILNNFLIVPMSFLGATFFDPETLPTAFRTVVYLIPLTYTTTGLRSAAYLPLSEFPWHAIPILAGVAIALAFVGAYQFSHQRN, encoded by the coding sequence CTGTCTTCACCGAAGCCATCTAAGCCAAAATCAGAGTTGGCAAATATTTGGTCGGATACTTTAGCGGTATTTTGGGGAGACTGGCTTAAGTTGCGGGTACGCCTAAAGCAGGTAGCAGCAACAGGTTTAATCTCACCGCTAATCTACATCTTGGCATTTGGTTTAGGTTTGGGTGGCGCTATTGATCGAGCGATTACACCACCTGCGGGCGACACCTATCTAGAGTTTATTTTGCCAGGGATGGTGGCACTCTCGTCAATGACGATTAGTTTTGGCGGCACAACATTTTCGATTTGTGGCGATCGCCTCTACAACAAAACTTTTGAAGAATTACTGCTGTTGCCCGTGCATCCACTCGCTTTGCATCTCGGCAAAATGATGGCAGGCATTCTCCGTGGTCTCCTCACCGCTAGCTCCGTCATTGTGGTGGCGATTTTATTTACGGGTAAAGTCTTTAGCTTCCTCAACCCCCTCTTTTTCCTACTCCTCATCCTCAACTGCTCGGTTTTTGCGGGCTTAGGTGTAATCGTCGGCCTACGGGTCAAATCCCTCGAAAGTGTTGGCATCCTCAATAATTTTCTGATTGTGCCGATGTCTTTCCTCGGTGCAACATTCTTTGATCCAGAAACATTGCCCACAGCATTTCGGACAGTAGTTTATTTAATTCCGCTGACCTACACCACAACAGGCTTAAGGTCTGCGGCCTATTTACCTTTATCTGAATTTCCTTGGCATGCGATTCCCATTTTGGCAGGTGTGGCGATCGCCTTGGCCTTTGTGGGCGCTTATCAGTTTTCCCACCAAAGAAATTAG